In one window of Cellulophaga sp. HaHa_2_95 DNA:
- a CDS encoding alpha/beta fold hydrolase, producing the protein MEKPKAFTTSKKAMVFLHYFGGDAGSWQWVCKHLEEEVQCYPLNLPGFGGTSVSETPSISSFSKYINDEIAALDLKEYILVGHSMGGKLALNAALQNVANPPSKIVLIAPSPPTTEDMSADEKERMLKHPDREEAIQTVKNGTVKSLNKERFEYAVNSQLRIAEVSWQWWLKTGMNNSIATQVTKLTTPVSVIFSEDDPVITDEAIQKEVLPYLNDATPLPMKGIGHLIPLEAPKKLALLLKQVLA; encoded by the coding sequence ATGGAGAAGCCTAAAGCCTTTACAACGTCTAAAAAAGCAATGGTGTTTCTTCATTATTTTGGTGGTGATGCCGGGAGTTGGCAATGGGTATGTAAACACTTAGAAGAAGAAGTTCAATGCTACCCTTTAAATCTTCCAGGTTTTGGGGGCACTTCTGTTTCAGAAACGCCATCAATCTCAAGCTTTTCAAAATATATTAATGATGAAATTGCAGCACTAGATCTCAAAGAATATATTCTAGTAGGGCATTCTATGGGCGGTAAATTAGCTTTAAATGCGGCCTTGCAAAATGTAGCTAATCCTCCTAGTAAAATTGTATTAATTGCACCTTCGCCTCCAACAACAGAAGACATGTCTGCTGATGAAAAAGAGCGCATGCTTAAGCACCCTGATAGGGAAGAAGCGATACAAACGGTAAAAAATGGGACTGTAAAATCTTTGAATAAAGAACGATTTGAGTATGCGGTAAATTCGCAATTGAGAATAGCAGAAGTTTCTTGGCAATGGTGGTTAAAGACAGGAATGAATAATTCTATTGCTACACAAGTCACAAAATTAACAACTCCCGTAAGCGTTATCTTTTCTGAAGATGATCCCGTGATTACAGACGAAGCCATACAAAAAGAGGTGTTACCTTATCTTAATGATGCAACACCTCTTCCTATGAAAGGTATCGGTCATTTGATACCCCTAGAAGCTCCCAAGAAATTGGCGCTTCTTTTAAAACAAGTTTTAGCTTAG
- a CDS encoding DUF808 domain-containing protein: protein MASGFFALLDDIAALMDDVAVMSKIATKKTAGILGDDLAVNAEKASGFMSDREIPVLWAITKGSFLNKLIILPFAFLLSAFLPAAITIILVLGGIYLAYEGAEKILEFLGVLKHHEKKDLDIDMTNEEILALEKDRVKAAIVTDFILSVEIVIIALGTVTEKEISIQIMVVTFIAILATVGVYGIVALIVRMDEFGLRLINLNEQEDSFSDKVGHLLVNALPWVIKTLAVVGTIALLLVAGGIFVHNIHWLHDHFNMVPGMVKEFIVGLVFGVITVLFVQIFKKLFKKKK from the coding sequence ATGGCGTCAGGATTTTTTGCACTTTTAGACGATATCGCTGCCTTAATGGACGATGTTGCTGTAATGAGTAAAATCGCAACAAAAAAAACAGCTGGTATTTTAGGAGATGATTTAGCCGTGAATGCAGAAAAAGCATCTGGTTTCATGTCCGATAGAGAAATACCGGTACTTTGGGCAATCACTAAAGGTTCATTTTTGAATAAATTAATTATCCTGCCTTTCGCTTTTCTACTAAGTGCATTTCTACCAGCAGCAATTACCATAATTTTAGTTTTAGGAGGTATTTATCTGGCCTATGAAGGGGCAGAAAAAATACTAGAATTTTTAGGGGTATTAAAGCATCATGAAAAGAAAGATTTAGATATTGACATGACAAATGAAGAGATTCTTGCATTGGAGAAAGATCGTGTAAAAGCAGCGATTGTAACCGATTTTATTCTTTCCGTGGAAATTGTAATCATTGCGTTAGGAACAGTGACTGAAAAGGAAATTTCTATCCAAATCATGGTCGTGACCTTCATAGCTATCTTAGCAACAGTAGGTGTTTATGGGATTGTGGCTTTAATTGTTCGAATGGATGAATTTGGATTAAGATTAATCAATTTGAATGAACAAGAGGATAGTTTTTCAGATAAAGTAGGTCACCTTTTAGTAAATGCTTTGCCATGGGTGATTAAAACACTAGCGGTAGTAGGTACTATTGCACTTTTATTAGTGGCCGGTGGAATTTTTGTCCATAACATACATTGGCTTCATGATCATTTCAACATGGTTCCGGGTATGGTAAAAGAATTTATAGTAGGTCTTGTGTTTGGAGTCATAACCGTACTATTTGTTCAAATTTTCAAAAAACTGTTTAAAAAGAAAAAGTAA
- a CDS encoding isochorismatase family protein yields MKNNKALLIIDMQKGSFTEETPRYDTPGVIKRINTLASVFRELHYPVICIQHDGTGTGEFEKNSPQWENLDELEINKADLKIDKYVNNVFYASTLQTQLKELEVTELFITGCATDFCVEATVQAALTKDYNITIVGDAHTTGERPHLKAVQIIEHYNWVWQHMIPTKGRIKVEPTSLIKATLIQK; encoded by the coding sequence ATGAAAAATAATAAAGCTTTGTTGATTATAGACATGCAGAAAGGGTCGTTTACGGAAGAGACACCAAGGTATGATACTCCAGGGGTAATAAAACGAATTAATACGTTGGCATCAGTATTTAGAGAATTGCACTATCCTGTTATATGTATACAACATGATGGCACAGGAACTGGAGAATTCGAAAAAAATAGTCCTCAATGGGAGAATCTAGATGAACTAGAAATAAATAAGGCTGACCTTAAAATTGATAAATATGTCAATAATGTTTTCTATGCTTCTACACTTCAAACCCAACTAAAAGAATTAGAAGTGACAGAATTATTTATTACAGGTTGTGCCACAGATTTTTGTGTAGAAGCTACCGTACAAGCTGCATTAACCAAAGATTATAATATTACCATTGTAGGTGATGCACACACAACAGGAGAACGTCCACATCTAAAAGCAGTGCAAATTATCGAACATTACAATTGGGTATGGCAACATATGATTCCTACAAAAGGCCGGATAAAGGTAGAACCAACTTCTCTAATTAAAGCAACTTTGATACAAAAGTAA
- a CDS encoding ribonuclease activity regulator RraA: MAKLSDETREKLTTVSTATVATILFKRGLKNQYIQGVVPLQKGKPNMVGAAYTLRYIPAREDLNPITVFQDPKHPQRVAVEECTPGSILVIDSRKDARAASAGSILATRLMVRGVAGIVTDGGFRDSAEIAALAMPSYHRTPSAPTNLTLHQAIAINDPIACGDVAVFPGDILLGDNDGVMVIPEAIVDAVAEEAIQMTLFENFVLAKVQAGQQIIGLYPLTNETIRAEFEAWKKA, from the coding sequence ATGGCAAAACTATCTGACGAAACAAGAGAAAAATTAACCACTGTGAGCACAGCAACTGTGGCCACTATTTTATTTAAAAGAGGGTTAAAAAACCAATACATTCAGGGCGTGGTTCCTTTACAGAAAGGCAAACCTAATATGGTGGGAGCAGCCTATACTTTGCGCTACATTCCTGCTAGAGAAGACTTAAATCCGATTACCGTATTTCAAGACCCAAAGCATCCACAACGTGTTGCTGTGGAAGAATGTACTCCGGGAAGCATCTTGGTTATTGATAGCCGTAAAGATGCGCGTGCGGCCTCTGCAGGTTCTATTTTAGCGACACGTTTAATGGTTCGTGGAGTGGCGGGTATTGTTACCGATGGTGGATTTCGTGATTCTGCTGAAATTGCCGCTTTAGCAATGCCTTCTTACCACCGTACGCCCTCTGCGCCTACTAATTTAACCTTACATCAAGCTATTGCCATTAATGACCCTATTGCCTGTGGAGATGTAGCTGTTTTCCCTGGTGATATTCTATTAGGAGATAATGACGGCGTCATGGTAATTCCTGAAGCTATAGTTGATGCTGTGGCCGAAGAAGCTATTCAAATGACGCTATTTGAAAATTTCGTTTTAGCAAAAGTTCAAGCAGGCCAACAAATAATTGGATTATATCCGCTTACTAATGAAACCATTCGGGCGGAATTTGAAGCTTGGAAAAAAGCCTAA
- the upp gene encoding uracil phosphoribosyltransferase gives MILHNFETKNSILNKFIAELRDVTIQKDSMRFRKNIERVGEVLSYELSKTLNYTPQTTVTPLGEKVIPLVTSDIVICSILRAGLPFHQGILNYFDDAENGFISAYRHHEGNSDDFEVIVNYFAAPDLEGKTLLLVDPMLATGRTLENVLKGLEGYGTPKEIHIVSVIGSEEGISYVDSVFPETTQLWIAAVDGKLNSKGYIIPGLGDAGDLAYGTKR, from the coding sequence ATGATACTTCATAATTTTGAAACTAAAAATTCAATTTTAAATAAATTTATTGCTGAACTGCGCGATGTGACCATACAAAAAGACAGTATGCGTTTTCGTAAAAATATTGAACGTGTAGGAGAGGTGCTTAGTTATGAATTAAGTAAAACATTAAACTATACTCCTCAAACAACCGTAACGCCGTTAGGAGAAAAAGTAATACCCTTAGTGACTTCAGATATTGTTATTTGTTCTATTCTCAGAGCTGGTTTGCCGTTTCATCAAGGAATTTTAAACTATTTTGATGATGCTGAAAATGGCTTCATCTCGGCCTATAGACATCATGAAGGAAATTCTGATGATTTTGAAGTTATTGTTAATTATTTTGCTGCTCCAGATTTAGAGGGTAAAACCTTGTTGCTTGTAGATCCAATGTTAGCTACTGGAAGAACATTAGAAAATGTTTTAAAAGGATTAGAAGGGTATGGTACTCCTAAAGAAATTCATATTGTTTCGGTGATCGGATCAGAGGAAGGAATCTCCTATGTAGATTCCGTTTTTCCAGAAACTACGCAATTATGGATTGCAGCGGTAGATGGAAAACTGAACTCTAAAGGATATATTATTCCAGGTTTAGGTGATGCAGGAGATTTAGCGTATGGTACAAAACGTTAG
- a CDS encoding metallophosphoesterase codes for MLKYFILLCTLSTCLTSKKNSLSKVPTNASEVITIAVGGDWDDQWGPNGATTLSLTKGASHDLILMLGDLSYDGIDHNYEYNRNNARKWASKANKIAGTTPMLFVAGDHDSKNQDGDIMTYAKTLNLPNGRKSVGIPTGTVSKHAYKGKYPYLWYTDIIKGAAKVRVVATSVAFQESATETLEDQKYLKGKYAVGSENYEWVKAVYADAEQKGFWIIHINHLPWIDMGKNQSFIDSQGMIDLASTYNVNVLLTASSHNVWRTKPLKINDTNCSSIALSTSPNGANPNCVGSEDNQHYKKTDGLIQAHVGVAGKTKGLDLKKYPDACNPNADGEVLHYLADGTCTTDAITGIVSLKISANSIQGDFLKIDGSLFDPYSFTIEKN; via the coding sequence CCCTCAGCACTTGCTTGACTTCTAAAAAGAATTCCCTAAGCAAGGTACCCACAAACGCATCAGAAGTGATTACCATAGCTGTAGGAGGAGATTGGGATGACCAGTGGGGACCAAATGGTGCTACGACCCTAAGTCTTACGAAAGGGGCCTCTCATGACTTAATTCTTATGCTCGGAGATTTATCTTATGATGGTATTGATCATAATTACGAGTACAATAGGAACAATGCCAGAAAATGGGCCTCTAAGGCTAATAAAATAGCGGGTACTACGCCTATGTTATTTGTTGCTGGGGATCATGATAGCAAAAATCAGGATGGAGATATCATGACCTATGCAAAAACCCTTAATCTTCCAAACGGTAGAAAATCTGTAGGCATACCTACAGGAACAGTATCAAAACATGCGTATAAAGGTAAATACCCTTATTTATGGTATACAGATATTATAAAGGGAGCTGCAAAAGTTAGAGTAGTTGCCACCTCGGTAGCATTTCAAGAGAGTGCAACAGAAACACTAGAAGATCAAAAATACCTAAAAGGTAAATATGCCGTAGGAAGTGAGAATTATGAATGGGTAAAGGCAGTATATGCTGATGCAGAACAAAAAGGATTCTGGATTATCCATATCAATCATCTACCCTGGATAGATATGGGAAAAAATCAATCTTTTATAGATAGCCAAGGAATGATAGATTTAGCTTCGACCTATAATGTGAATGTTTTACTTACTGCCAGTTCTCATAATGTTTGGCGTACGAAACCCTTAAAAATAAATGATACCAATTGTAGTTCTATAGCTTTGAGCACGTCACCAAATGGAGCAAACCCTAATTGTGTAGGCAGTGAAGATAACCAGCATTACAAAAAAACAGATGGCTTAATTCAGGCACATGTAGGTGTTGCGGGAAAAACAAAGGGTCTAGATCTTAAAAAATATCCAGATGCCTGTAACCCTAATGCGGATGGAGAAGTGCTACACTATTTGGCTGATGGCACCTGCACTACAGATGCCATTACAGGAATAGTCTCTTTGAAAATTAGTGCAAATTCTATTCAAGGCGATTTTTTAAAGATTGATGGCAGCCTCTTTGATCCTTATTCTTTTACAATCGAAAAAAACTAA
- a CDS encoding sugar phosphate isomerase/epimerase, which translates to MNNLSREAFLKLSAMGLAAIPLVGMKALEDVNVPALNQVPRVHLFSKHLQFLDYNKMSRAAAELGFDGLDVTVRKGGHVTPENVAKDLPKIVQAMQSYGLTAELITTNITTATAPETENILYTASQLGFKNYRMGWLEYSEALSIPESIEKFKVQFAALEFLNKKLNITGSYQNHAGQHVGAPVWDIHQIIKDRDPNYIATQYDIRHAVVEGGTSWTLGLRLIQSHIKCIVIKDFKWGQEHGVWKPINVPLGEGMVDFNAYFKLLKKYHLDNIPMSLHCEYNLGGAEHGDKEISISEEAVLKRIKKDLNFLKNAWQHS; encoded by the coding sequence ATGAATAATTTATCTCGTGAAGCGTTTTTAAAGTTATCTGCAATGGGACTTGCTGCAATACCCTTAGTAGGTATGAAAGCATTGGAAGATGTAAATGTGCCCGCGCTTAATCAAGTGCCCAGGGTTCATTTATTCTCCAAGCATTTGCAGTTTTTAGATTATAATAAAATGTCGAGAGCTGCTGCCGAATTAGGTTTTGATGGCCTTGATGTGACCGTACGAAAAGGTGGACATGTAACCCCTGAAAATGTGGCTAAAGATCTGCCGAAAATAGTCCAGGCCATGCAATCTTATGGACTTACGGCCGAATTGATAACCACAAATATCACCACTGCGACAGCTCCAGAGACTGAAAATATTTTGTACACGGCTAGCCAGCTAGGATTTAAAAATTATAGAATGGGCTGGTTAGAATACTCAGAAGCTCTATCTATACCAGAAAGTATTGAAAAATTTAAAGTCCAATTCGCGGCCTTAGAATTTTTAAATAAAAAACTGAACATCACGGGGTCCTATCAAAACCATGCAGGGCAACATGTAGGCGCGCCAGTATGGGATATTCATCAAATTATAAAAGACAGGGATCCTAATTATATCGCTACACAATATGATATTAGACATGCCGTAGTAGAAGGAGGCACTAGCTGGACTCTAGGTTTACGTTTGATACAATCTCACATAAAATGTATTGTGATTAAAGATTTTAAATGGGGACAAGAACATGGAGTTTGGAAACCTATAAATGTACCCCTAGGAGAAGGCATGGTAGACTTTAATGCCTATTTTAAATTACTCAAAAAATACCATCTTGATAACATCCCAATGTCATTACATTGCGAATATAATTTAGGGGGTGCAGAACATGGTGACAAAGAAATATCAATTTCTGAAGAAGCGGTATTAAAACGCATCAAAAAAGATCTTAATTTTCTTAAAAATGCTTGGCAACACTCCTAA
- a CDS encoding response regulator, translating to MRVYLADDDQDDRLFFSDALKELPIKIDLTTFQNGVDLMADLFSEEPLPKAIFLDLKMPMMDGFECLADIKAEEKFNGIDVIIYSTSFNDWEVEKLQEMGANSYLQKPSSFNQLKTVLYQCLDTIKTNIGKSEEERLQFSVLK from the coding sequence ATGAGAGTTTATTTAGCCGATGATGATCAAGACGATCGCCTGTTTTTTTCAGATGCTTTAAAAGAATTACCGATCAAAATTGATTTGACAACATTTCAAAATGGAGTTGATTTAATGGCAGACCTATTTTCGGAAGAACCCTTACCGAAAGCAATTTTTTTGGATTTGAAAATGCCTATGATGGATGGTTTTGAATGTCTTGCAGACATCAAAGCAGAAGAAAAATTTAACGGCATTGATGTTATAATTTATTCTACGTCCTTCAATGATTGGGAAGTAGAAAAGTTACAAGAAATGGGGGCTAATAGCTATCTGCAAAAACCTAGCTCTTTTAACCAATTAAAAACGGTACTCTATCAATGTTTAGATACCATTAAAACAAATATAGGAAAATCGGAAGAAGAGCGACTTCAATTTTCCGTTCTGAAATAA
- a CDS encoding Nramp family divalent metal transporter — MKKILALVLAFGPGIFAIGYTIGTGSVTSMIVAGSTYGMQLLWVLLLSCVFSGILMYAYGNFALVTGETALFAFKKHLKYGKLIAILIIVGISLGQWNSLMGILGISSNIIYEIIVIYFPNLSGSRYEVVLIVALVVIAIMYSLLLVGKYTFFEKILVIFVTIMGLSFIISLFMVYPLPVEVAQGLIPSIPQVEGGKMMVAAFVGTTMAAATFLSRPLFVKGKGWNINNRSQQKKDAIIAAILVFVISASVMAVACGALFHQGEPVTEVLDMVNTLEPVAGKFALTLFFFGTLSAGLSSIFPCLLIAPILLADYQSGELDTSSKQFKIITGVASCFALIVPIFGANPIQMQILSQVFNVFVLPLVILGIILLVNNKGLMKAYKAGLGLNVGLFAALFFACVISYNGVVALFDFF; from the coding sequence TTGAAAAAGATTCTAGCCTTGGTTTTGGCTTTTGGCCCAGGAATATTTGCTATTGGATATACCATCGGTACCGGAAGTGTTACTTCTATGATTGTGGCCGGGAGCACCTATGGTATGCAATTACTTTGGGTGTTGCTTTTAAGTTGCGTTTTTTCTGGAATCTTAATGTATGCCTATGGTAATTTTGCTTTAGTGACAGGCGAAACCGCATTGTTTGCTTTTAAGAAACATTTAAAATATGGAAAACTCATTGCCATACTAATTATAGTAGGGATTTCTTTAGGACAATGGAATTCTTTGATGGGTATTTTAGGTATTTCTTCCAATATAATTTATGAAATTATAGTCATCTATTTTCCTAATTTATCAGGAAGTAGGTATGAAGTAGTACTTATAGTGGCATTAGTGGTAATTGCTATTATGTATAGCCTTCTCTTAGTAGGGAAGTATACCTTTTTTGAAAAAATCTTAGTTATTTTCGTAACCATCATGGGGTTATCTTTTATAATTTCCCTGTTTATGGTATACCCGTTACCCGTAGAAGTGGCACAAGGATTAATTCCGAGTATTCCCCAGGTAGAAGGTGGCAAAATGATGGTAGCTGCGTTTGTAGGAACCACCATGGCGGCAGCAACATTCTTATCAAGACCTTTATTTGTGAAAGGTAAAGGTTGGAATATTAACAATAGATCACAACAAAAAAAAGATGCTATTATCGCAGCTATTCTAGTGTTTGTGATAAGTGCATCGGTCATGGCAGTAGCTTGTGGAGCCTTGTTTCACCAGGGAGAACCTGTAACAGAGGTTTTAGATATGGTAAATACCCTAGAACCGGTAGCTGGTAAATTTGCACTAACGCTGTTCTTTTTTGGAACTTTAAGTGCGGGTCTTTCATCCATATTTCCATGTTTGTTGATTGCACCAATATTACTTGCCGATTACCAATCTGGGGAATTAGATACATCCTCAAAACAATTTAAAATTATAACAGGAGTAGCTTCTTGCTTTGCCTTGATTGTTCCCATTTTTGGTGCAAATCCAATACAAATGCAAATTTTGTCGCAGGTATTTAATGTTTTTGTACTTCCCTTAGTCATTCTTGGAATTATATTGTTAGTGAATAATAAGGGCTTAATGAAAGCGTACAAAGCAGGACTTGGCTTAAATGTTGGACTGTTTGCGGCTTTATTCTTTGCTTGCGTTATTTCATATAATGGGGTAGTGGCTTTATTTGATTTCTTCTGA
- a CDS encoding lmo0937 family membrane protein codes for MNKILWGLIGLLLIGWVLGFLVFKILGGIIHILLIIAIGLIIYNWFSGIKEKG; via the coding sequence ATGAATAAGATTCTTTGGGGATTGATAGGTTTACTTTTAATAGGTTGGGTACTGGGATTCTTGGTATTTAAAATTTTAGGGGGCATAATTCATATACTTTTAATTATCGCAATTGGGCTAATTATTTACAATTGGTTTAGTGGAATAAAGGAAAAAGGTTAA
- a CDS encoding SDR family NAD(P)-dependent oxidoreductase produces MKFNIEGKTALITGADSGIGKSTAGFLVDEGVTIILSDRDQEALDATIKELKETRKDAKIFGITADITNNEEVKALANKIKDDFGGAHIVVNAAGARGAAGDFLSLSDDDWMQTIEVDLMGAVRIARAFIPQMQALDWGRMIMISSENAYQPYEEESPYNACKAGIINLSKCLSRSYSKENILFNCVSPAYVKTPMTDAMMEDLAEERNCSIEEAVEWFVKNKRPHIAMERRGKPEEVGSTIAFLCSDHASYINGANIRVDGGAVESAF; encoded by the coding sequence ATGAAATTTAATATAGAAGGAAAAACAGCATTGATTACAGGTGCAGATTCAGGAATAGGAAAATCTACCGCTGGCTTTTTAGTCGATGAAGGAGTGACCATCATTCTGTCTGATAGAGATCAAGAGGCATTAGATGCCACTATCAAAGAACTAAAAGAAACTCGAAAAGACGCCAAAATTTTCGGAATTACCGCAGATATCACTAATAATGAAGAAGTTAAAGCCTTAGCTAATAAAATTAAAGATGATTTTGGAGGTGCGCACATTGTAGTCAATGCAGCAGGAGCAAGAGGTGCTGCAGGAGATTTCTTAAGTCTTTCTGATGATGATTGGATGCAAACCATAGAAGTAGATTTGATGGGTGCTGTGCGTATTGCTAGAGCCTTCATCCCACAAATGCAAGCACTTGATTGGGGTAGAATGATTATGATATCATCAGAAAATGCATACCAACCTTATGAAGAAGAGAGTCCGTACAATGCATGTAAAGCAGGAATCATAAATTTATCTAAGTGTTTATCACGTTCGTATTCTAAAGAAAATATCTTATTTAATTGTGTATCTCCCGCATATGTAAAAACGCCAATGACAGACGCTATGATGGAGGACTTGGCCGAGGAACGCAACTGTTCTATAGAAGAAGCGGTAGAATGGTTCGTAAAGAACAAAAGACCGCACATTGCAATGGAGCGCAGAGGAAAACCTGAAGAAGTAGGCTCTACAATCGCATTCTTATGTTCTGACCATGCTAGCTACATCAACGGAGCTAATATACGTGTGGATGGCGGAGCAGTAGAGTCTGCTTTCTAA